A stretch of DNA from Hydrogenophaga sp. SL48:
CACCCATGTGGTGAAGTCGCGGGAAGGGGATTACATGATTACCTGGCTCTTGAGCGGTTTTCCGTTCGTGGGTCGGGAGGATTGGGAGTTGGAGCACCGGCACAAGACGTTCAACAGTCTGCTGCAAAGCTTGCGCGCGCCAGATTTTGAGAACGTCGCATTCTGGGCACATGACGTGCGGCGACGCCGGCCTATCAAGACCAGTGCTCATTTTCCTCATCGCTTCAGTCAGGAGCTGCACGACAGCTACATGGAGCGCTTGTCCAGCAAGCGTCTTATGCAGAATGAGTTGTACCTGACGATGATCTATCGGCCGGTGGTCAGCGGAAAACGATTTGCAGCCATCTCCAGGGACATTGAAGTTCTGCGTCGCGAGGAAAAAGCCTATCTTGAGAAAATCTATGAACTGGTTGGCAACGTAGAGGCGTTACTCCAGGACTATTCGCCGTACCGCTTGGGTCTCTATGAAAGTATCAACAAGCAGGTGTTCTCGGAAAACTTGGAGTTTTTTGGATACCTTTTGAATCATGTCGATGAGCCGGTGCCGGTGTTGCCAGCGCCGATCTACAATTACTTGCCCACGAGCAAGCACATGTTCTCGACGGGTAGTGGTGATTTTGCAATCCGTACGGCCAACGGAGACAATTATTACGGTGCGATTCTCAATATCAAAGAATATGCAGATAGTTCTTGGCCGGGAATTTTGAATGGTCTAAAGTACTTGGAATTCGAGTACATCGTTACGCACTCGTTCACGCCCATGAGTCGATACGACTCAATGAAGGCTCTGGAGCGCACCAAAGGTGCGATGTTGTCGTCAGAAGACAAGGCGGTCAGCCAAATCGTGGAGCTGGATTTTGCGATGGACCAGTTGGCTTCCGGGAATTTTGTTCTGGGACAATACCATTTCAATATGGCGATTTTTGCGTCAGATCAAGAAGAACTCTACAACAATATTTCTCAGGCTCGAGCTCAGCTATCGGGCGCCAGCTTCGTGACCGTGAAGGAAGATGTGGCAATTCCCGCAGCGTTTTACGCTCAGCTGCCTTGCAACTGGCGTTTTCGCCCTCGCATTGCCAATTTGAGCTCACTTAACTTTCTTGGCTTGTGCCCGTTGCATAATTTCGCAACCGGTAAACCTAACTTTAATCCGTGGGGCTCTTCTGTCAGTATTTTGCAGACGCTGAACAATCAGGCCTATCATTTCAATTTTCATGCTACCAAGCCAAACGAGTATTCGCTTGGTGAAAAGGCGATCGCCAACACGATGGTCATCGGCAAGTCCGGCACTGGTAAGACCGCGTTGATCAATTTTCTGCTCGCGCAAGTACAGAAGATTCAGCCTGAGCCCACCATCTTTTTCTTCGACAAAGACCGTGGCGCCGAGATTTTCATCCGTGCCTGCGGAGGCCGTTATTTCACGCTGGAGAAGGGGCGCCCAACTGGGTTCAATCCGCTGCAGTGCGACAACACGCCAGAAAACGAACAGTTCCTGGTAGAGCTGATTCAGGCGCTGTGTGGCAAAGACAAGTATTCCCCATCTGAACAGGAGGACCTGATTCGCGCCGTGCGGGCCATTCTCGACACGCCCATGCATTTGCGAACCATGACCAACCTGCAGAAGAGCTTGCCCAACACGGGCGAAAACAGCCTCTTCGAATGCATTTCGGTCTGGTGCAAGGGCGGCCCGGCAGCATGGGTGTTCGACAACCCCAAGGACAACATCGACTTTTCAGGCTCCAACATCATCGGTTTCGACTACACCGAGGTGATCGAAGATGGCAAGACCCGCGAACCCATCATCCAATACCTGTTGCATCGCATGGAGAGCCTGATCGATGGACGTCCATTTATCTATGTGATGGACGAGTTCTGGAAAGTGCTGGAGGGCAAGGGCGGTCTTAAGGACTTTGCGAAGAACAAACAGAAGACCATCCGAAAGCAAAACGGCCTGGGCATTTTTGCGACACAAAGCCCGCAAGACGCGCTCAATAGCGACATTTCGGCATCGTTGATTGAACAAACTGCCACGTTGATCTTGCTGCCCAACCCCAACGCCGATTCCAAAGATTACCTGGAAGGTCTCAAGCTGACGCAGGCCGAATTTGAACTGGTGGTCGGGCTGGATGAGCGCAGCCGCTGTTTTCTGGTCAAGCAAGGACACAACGCGGTGTTGTGCCAACTCAACCTCAACGGCATGGACGACGAACTCGCTGTGTTGTCTGGCTCCAGCGACAACGTGGAGATCCTGACCGAATTGCTGCGCGAGCACCCGACACCACAGCAACCAGACACTTGGTTGACCGAGTTTCACGCGCGGCGCAAAGGGTTGCGCACGCAGCGCAAGACGGCCATGGCCAACAGCCACGAATACCTCCGCCATGCGCCCACGGAGGTGATCGAAGGCCAAATCTGAGTGGTTTTGGTGCAGAGCCTCATTGGGGCAGTGATTTATTTTTCGAGGGAGTAATGATGAAAACAAAAACATGGTCCTGGCTCTTGAGCGTGGTGCTCTTGAGTTCGGTCCCTGCCAGTGCGATGGCGGCTCAGGGGCAGTCGAAATGCGGAGGTCTTGCCCCTTCTGGAACCAGTACAGGCGGCGCCGCCTTCGACGACGATCTTCCTGCCGATCAAGACGTTTTTTCTTTCTGCGCGTTCGGTTACACGCCCCACTGCTGGGTGGGCGTCAACCCGATCGCCGGCACCTGGAAAATCGCCAACAACTACTGCTTCAATCCCAAGTGGACCAGCAAGTACGAGCAGATTTGCCCAAAAGGTCTCAAGCCTGGCACCTGGAAAAGCCCGGGAAAGGACCCCTTTCAGTACAAAGGAAAGCAGGGCGCACCCGACGGGCTGGAGGAGTGCCAACACCTGATGGAAGGCTTCTGAGTCGGAGGGGTTTCCATGGGTGTTCAGGCCTGCCAGCGTGAGACCACTCATTCGATACATTCATAAGGAAGGTCTGCAAAACCGCGGCGCCGTGGGCCGATGTGAGACAGTGACGTCATGAAGCAAATGAGCCTGGGCGAGAGCGGATTCGAGCGCAAGACCAAGAGAACGCGCAAGCGCGAGTTCCTCGACGAGATGAACCTGGTAGTGCCGTGGACCGAGCTGGTGTCGCTGATTGCACAGCATGCACCAACGCCTGGCGCCAAGGGTGGTCGTCCGCCGTTTGCCGTGCGAACCATGCTTCGCATTCACTTCCTGCAGCAGTGGTTCAACCTGTCCGACCCGGCGATGGAGGAGGCGCTGTACGACACGCCCATGTTTCGAGAGTTTGCGGGGCTGGACCAGGGTGAGGAGAACTTGCCTGACGAGAGCACCATCCTGCGCTTTCGCCATCTGCTCGAACAACACAACTTGAGCCTGCAATTGCTTGCCACGGTCAACGCCACCCTGGCCGACAAAGGCCTGCTGCTCAAGAGCGGTACGGTCGTCGACGCCACGCTCATTGCCGCCCCCAGCTCGACCAAGAACAACAGCGGCGAACGCGACCCCGAGATGCATCAGACCAAGAAGGGCAACCAGTGGCACTTCGGGATGAAAGCGCATATTGGGGTCGATGCCGAATCGGGCCTGGTGCACACCGTCAAGGCCACAGCGGCCAACGCGCACGACATCACCCAGGCCAGCGAACTGCTGCACGGCGACGAAACCGATGTCTTTGCCGACTCTGGCTACCGGGGCGTTCACAAGCGCGATGAGGTGATCAAGGACCATCCCGAGGTCCACTGGTACGTGGCCATGATGCCCAGCCATCGCAAGGCGCTGGACAAGGAAACGCCCATGGGCTCGATCATGGAAGCGCTGGAGAAAACCAAGGCGCGCATCCGAGCCAAGGTCGAACACCCGTTCCGGGTGATCAAGCGCCAGTTCGGATATGTGAAGGTGCGCTACCGGGGATTGGCCAAGAACACGGCGCAGCTGCACACCCTGTTTGCGTTGTCCAACATCTGGATGGTGCGCCGAACGCTTTTGAAGGAGACCCGAGGATGAGTGCGTCCGAATGCGGCCAACGGCCACGAATCAGGGCGAAATCGGCCAACAAAGCGCCCTCGTGAGCCTGAAATCGCCATCATTTGAAATTGCATGCATCACCTCGCGCCGTAGCGGGTGTTGTGCAGACCTTCCATAAGAAATCAAGGAGGAATTATGTGCTTCGCTAGAAATACACGCCAGACACTGGCATTGATCATTGGGACCGTCTTGCTGGGTGCTGCGCCATTGGCGTCCGCTGGCATGTTTGATTCAATCAAACCACCCAAGCCAGGTGAGATGCCGGAGGCTCCAAAACCACCGGAGTTACCGGAATTGCCGGAGCTACCCAGTTTCGAGGGAAAGATGCCTCGGCCAGGCCAATCTGCTGGCCTTCAAGTGTCTTGTTTACAGCAAGGAAAAATGGACATGACCCGTCCGTCGCTCCCCTTGTTGTCTTGCTGGGAAAGCCCGGTGGCCAGTGGCGAGACGCTGGAAGAGATTCAAAAGGCATGCACCGTGCAAATGACGCCGATGACCGACGTTCAATCCACGCTCGTACCCAAATGCCCTTCCAAAGCCCTTGGTACCTGCATTAATGCCAAAAACGGAAAGAGCAGCAAGAGCGATCACTATCACTACACGCCGCAAACCCCTCTCGAATGGATCAAGGCCAAGAAGAACTGCGAGAAGGCGGGTGGTGAATGGTATGGGTTGGGTAATCCGACATCGTGGTTCTGAGAAAAGAGCCGCGCCTGCGAAGACTTACAAAATGTGCACATTTAGCTGTCAGATGTGACAGGGGGTAAGTCGATGGACCACAAATGGTGGCTATGCTCACCCGGTTCCCAGGCGAGGCAAACACAGACGACGCACAGATTGCGTGCACTGGGTTTGGCCGATTGATCAACGTTTCGCTCCGCGCGAACACCAAGGCAGGAAAAAGACCATGACACACATCCCCAAAGACCCCCTGATTTTGTTGAGCCGCCGGCGACTGCTCGGGCGTTTGGCGCTGGGCGGTTCGGCCGCTTTGGCGTTGGCGGCTTGTGGGGGCGGGGGCGGTGGTGACGATTCGGAGGGCATTGATCTTCGGGCTGCTTATGACAGGGTTGTTGAAGGCATGACCAGAGCACAAGTCGTCCGCGCGGTCGGAAGAGACCCCAATTCGGTCAGCTCCGATGAGACGTTGTATTGGAGTGAAAATGGTCAGCAGCTCGAAGTTGATATTTTTGAGCCGACCGGACTTACGTATTATGTGCGTTGGGACAGTCTGGTGGTCCCATACGGAAATTTAAGAAAAGACTTCTTCTGAAACTTGCCTTAGCTCACTTTTGGGGAATATGGTGATTAAGTATTTGATGGCACTTTTTGTATTCTTAGCTCCGAGTTTTGTGATGGCGCAATGGGCTGTATACGACCAAAAAGTATACGAAGAACTGACGAAAATTAATAACATCACTTCACTTGGACGTAACGATAATCTCGGTGGTGATTTTCGAGGGGCCATCTCCAGCTCATCCTCGGGCCAAGATGTCACCTTGGGTACGGGTTCCAATCAGGCAGTCTTGAAAGGGCTGGACACCAAGTTTGAAACCATTACGGTGGACAACCCGGAAAAGTACATTGGTACTGAGCAAGATTGTGGTTCTAATTCCGCACAATTCCTCAAGCATTACAACGCCTGTGCCGGGCTGAGAAACCTGCGCCTACAAACCCTCAAGCAAAGCCAAGACATGCTTAAGGTATTGAATAAAAGGCGTGAACAAATCGTGAACTTGGTGACTGCGTCCCGTGGTGTCAGTGACAAATCAGGCCAAATGCAGCGCTATCACTTTGAACTGCAAGCCCAACAATCGTTGTTGCAAACCGACGCGATGCAGTTGCAGGTGTTGATGGATGGTTACAAGCAGCGGGAAAAGACCTACGAAATGCAAATGGTCGAGGCCAAGCGCGAGCGCGACACGGGTCGGTTCGATGCTGGCAAAGGCGCGTTGCGCAAGCCTGCTGTGCCGTTTTTGGTGAACTGATGCTGACTGCACGTATGTCAGCCGCCGTGCATTTGTTTGTTTCTGGGGAATTATAATGCCTGCTTGTTCCGCTGCGGGAGTGTTGGCTGTAGGGGCCACGTTTGGGCTGAGCGGTATCATCGGCGCAGGCGCCGATTTGTTGACGGTGCTCAACGATGCATTTTTCTATTGCTCGGTGCGTGAATACATCATGGACGACATCATCCAGGGGCCCTACAGGGAACTGGTCGCACAAAAGCTCGCCATGGCATTGGGGGTGATGTCCACCGTGATCATGACCATCTGGGTCTCCTATCAAGGGTTTCAGATCATCACGGGTGCCAACCGAAACCCCATCGTGCCGTTGTTCATTCAGACCGGCAAGATGGTCTTGATCTTGTCGCTGGTGGGGCTTGTGGCAGCCAATTCACCCGTGATTGTGGACTGGGTGGGTAATTTCAAAAACTTGATCTCACAAGCCGTGGCCAACGGTGCAGACATCACAATCCTCGTTGACCTGAATCTGGGCATCACCTCGCTGCTCAACTCCATCACAGAATCCATGAAGGCGGTGGACAACGGCAAGGACCCGAACACCATCACCACCACCGTGGGCTTGATCGGGCAGAGCGGTCCGGCGATGCTGGTGGCGGTGTTGTTGATGTTGAGCGAGCTGTCCGTCACGTTGGCCATCATGCTGGCGCCGCTGTTCATCTTCTTTTTGCTCTTTCAGCAAACCACAGCCCTGTTTTGGTCTTGGGCCAAGTTCGTTCTAGGTGCGCTGTTTTCGATGGCCACCTTGACATTGATTGGCGCCTTGGTGTTGAAGGCAACTGCCATTTATGGCGGTTCGGTGGTTGTGGCGTATTACGGCGGCTTGCTGTCTGGCACCAGCTTGTTTGATATTTCAGGCAGCTCGTTGCGATTGGCGGCGTTGGGAGCCTTGATGTCGGCCATCATCATGGCCATCCCCCACACCATCATGCAGTTTTT
This window harbors:
- a CDS encoding IS5 family transposase, which encodes MKQMSLGESGFERKTKRTRKREFLDEMNLVVPWTELVSLIAQHAPTPGAKGGRPPFAVRTMLRIHFLQQWFNLSDPAMEEALYDTPMFREFAGLDQGEENLPDESTILRFRHLLEQHNLSLQLLATVNATLADKGLLLKSGTVVDATLIAAPSSTKNNSGERDPEMHQTKKGNQWHFGMKAHIGVDAESGLVHTVKATAANAHDITQASELLHGDETDVFADSGYRGVHKRDEVIKDHPEVHWYVAMMPSHRKALDKETPMGSIMEALEKTKARIRAKVEHPFRVIKRQFGYVKVRYRGLAKNTAQLHTLFALSNIWMVRRTLLKETRG
- a CDS encoding type IV secretion system protein encodes the protein MPACSAAGVLAVGATFGLSGIIGAGADLLTVLNDAFFYCSVREYIMDDIIQGPYRELVAQKLAMALGVMSTVIMTIWVSYQGFQIITGANRNPIVPLFIQTGKMVLILSLVGLVAANSPVIVDWVGNFKNLISQAVANGADITILVDLNLGITSLLNSITESMKAVDNGKDPNTITTTVGLIGQSGPAMLVAVLLMLSELSVTLAIMLAPLFIFFLLFQQTTALFWSWAKFVLGALFSMATLTLIGALVLKATAIYGGSVVVAYYGGLLSGTSLFDISGSSLRLAALGALMSAIIMAIPHTIMQFFGAGAGFAAGAFGFAGAGAVAGSLGAAKGLGTGAGFAALGQNQPQNNGATVQAGSGSQPGNAPGQIGGSQSLTQSGYSGSSNGGVYSAQSAIGRFNSEASQMGSESDASMGPRNVAGSRGLANDSGFTGFQSVRQNQNAMQQSGELRRDGSMGNPPTGNHEVVARDAQDMTLDEKRGVYTTPSTDAVLAGSAGRGGDLRVSGSDTSVHAADKVLVAKNEAQPARPTVPYGNNGNTRAT
- a CDS encoding VirB4 family type IV secretion/conjugal transfer ATPase, which translates into the protein MSLVSPEADYSNFVPFSTHVDTHVVKSREGDYMITWLLSGFPFVGREDWELEHRHKTFNSLLQSLRAPDFENVAFWAHDVRRRRPIKTSAHFPHRFSQELHDSYMERLSSKRLMQNELYLTMIYRPVVSGKRFAAISRDIEVLRREEKAYLEKIYELVGNVEALLQDYSPYRLGLYESINKQVFSENLEFFGYLLNHVDEPVPVLPAPIYNYLPTSKHMFSTGSGDFAIRTANGDNYYGAILNIKEYADSSWPGILNGLKYLEFEYIVTHSFTPMSRYDSMKALERTKGAMLSSEDKAVSQIVELDFAMDQLASGNFVLGQYHFNMAIFASDQEELYNNISQARAQLSGASFVTVKEDVAIPAAFYAQLPCNWRFRPRIANLSSLNFLGLCPLHNFATGKPNFNPWGSSVSILQTLNNQAYHFNFHATKPNEYSLGEKAIANTMVIGKSGTGKTALINFLLAQVQKIQPEPTIFFFDKDRGAEIFIRACGGRYFTLEKGRPTGFNPLQCDNTPENEQFLVELIQALCGKDKYSPSEQEDLIRAVRAILDTPMHLRTMTNLQKSLPNTGENSLFECISVWCKGGPAAWVFDNPKDNIDFSGSNIIGFDYTEVIEDGKTREPIIQYLLHRMESLIDGRPFIYVMDEFWKVLEGKGGLKDFAKNKQKTIRKQNGLGIFATQSPQDALNSDISASLIEQTATLILLPNPNADSKDYLEGLKLTQAEFELVVGLDERSRCFLVKQGHNAVLCQLNLNGMDDELAVLSGSSDNVEILTELLREHPTPQQPDTWLTEFHARRKGLRTQRKTAMANSHEYLRHAPTEVIEGQI